Part of the Triticum urartu cultivar G1812 chromosome 2, Tu2.1, whole genome shotgun sequence genome, aaaaaaaaaagcGAGCCTGGCCGGGAGTACGGCACAGTAGACGTTCATCCACGTAAAGCCGTTCAAAACGTACCAGAAAAATCACTCAAACTCCCTCCCACCTTCCGCTCCTCTCGACGCTGCCCGCTAAACCACcgtctccctctccctcccatggcCGCGCCCgccctcctctccctctcccccgCCGTCTCCAGGCACCCCCACCTCCTCTTCTCCCACACCCACTCGCCTCGCCACCTCCGCCTCACCCCtctcgccgcctcctcctccccctccccctccccctcgccggccggcggcggcggcggcgtcttCCTCTCGCCGAGCGCGCTCTCGCAGCTCGACGCGCTCGCCGCCTTCCGCTACGAGCACACCTTCCCCCACGGCAGCCTCACAGTGCGGGCCCTCACCCCGACCGACGACGCCGAGGCCGAGGTGCTCGTCCGCCTCCTCGCTTCCTCCTTCTCCGAGGACGTCAGATGGGCCCCCGCGCAGCGCTACGCCCAGCTCCTCGCCTTCGTCATCCGCCGCTACCTCTACGAGCGCCGCGGCCTCGCGCCCCACGCTGCCGTCCTAGTGGGTTTCTACAAGCCCGCCGCCGCGGAAGAAGGGGGGGAGGGCGAGGTCGACGGGGATGAGGGAGAGATGGCGTGCACCGCCGAGGTGTCGCTGGACGCGGTGGGCGCCCCGGGGGCACCGCCCACGCCAACGCCGCCGCTCGAGTTCCCTTACATCTGCAACATGACCGTGAAGACCTCGTTGAGGAGGTAACGGATAATGCTCTCTTTCCAACCACCATTTTGCCCACCTGTTTATTTTTGTAAAATAGGATAAATCTGTACATACATGTTGGACATTGAGTTGATTGTGAAAGGGGATTCCCTGGAATTATGACCTATGGAGGACTCGAGTAAACCATTTTTTGTTTGGGATTGCTATTTGTTGCCAATTGTCACATGTGCAAATTAAAGATTTGGGTAGAGTTAAGGGATTCCTTAAAAGTATGGACTATGGATCATCTGAGTAAAAGATTTCAGCCAATTGTGACATGTGCATCCTTCAGATTGGAATTACTGTCCTCTTTTTATGTTCAACATGACCAATGATACAATTTTACTAGTATAACATAGTC contains:
- the LOC125538534 gene encoding uncharacterized protein LOC125538534, yielding MAAPALLSLSPAVSRHPHLLFSHTHSPRHLRLTPLAASSSPSPSPSPAGGGGGVFLSPSALSQLDALAAFRYEHTFPHGSLTVRALTPTDDAEAEVLVRLLASSFSEDVRWAPAQRYAQLLAFVIRRYLYERRGLAPHAAVLVGFYKPAAAEEGGEGEVDGDEGEMACTAEVSLDAVGAPGAPPTPTPPLEFPYICNMTVKTSLRRRGIGKQLLKACEDLVVKMDAKTRVYLHCRIIDEVPFNMYIKAGYDIVQTDSILVWLSLQKRKHLMRKELPQVSVGSDVQP